In Thermorudis peleae, a genomic segment contains:
- a CDS encoding glutamine synthetase family protein, giving the protein MAVDTRVIGRQLPTPTADEVLKRAEEARVEFVSLQFTDILGIVKNVTVPIDVFPHIIEEGQWFDGSSIEGFARIAESDMYLMPDLSTFAVIPWSTGETTTARVICWVYNPNGELFPGDPRVVLLRQLERAAKLGYVYNTGPELEFFLFRKEDGKISPLPHDQGSYFDLTTDLADEVRKDMIRALQAFGIKVEAGHHEVAVGQHEIDFEYADALTTADNAITFKYTLKAIAQQHGLHATFMPKPIQGINGSGMHTHQSLSSLETGENVFVDQNDPYGLSEVAKRFIAGQLYHARSMCAVLAPLVNSYKRLVPGYEAPVYISWARQNRSALIRVPAVRAGRVQATRIELRCPDPSANPYLAYAVMLAAGLDGIERELPLPEPVEENVYHFTEEDLRRRNVGVLPATLGEAMEELARDDVIREALGEHAFERLLEAQKRDWDAYRQYVTQWELDRYLEIY; this is encoded by the coding sequence TTGGCGGTTGATACGCGTGTGATTGGTCGGCAGCTTCCAACGCCAACTGCTGACGAAGTGCTCAAGCGTGCTGAAGAAGCGCGGGTTGAGTTCGTTAGCCTGCAATTCACCGATATTCTTGGCATCGTCAAGAATGTCACCGTGCCGATTGATGTCTTTCCTCATATCATCGAGGAGGGGCAGTGGTTTGACGGCTCGTCGATCGAGGGCTTTGCGCGAATCGCCGAAAGCGATATGTACCTCATGCCCGACCTCTCGACTTTTGCCGTCATTCCCTGGAGCACCGGCGAGACGACGACCGCCCGTGTCATCTGCTGGGTCTACAACCCGAACGGCGAACTCTTCCCGGGCGATCCGCGTGTCGTCCTGCTGCGCCAGCTCGAGCGTGCTGCCAAGCTCGGTTATGTCTACAACACTGGCCCGGAGCTCGAGTTCTTCCTGTTTCGCAAGGAAGATGGCAAGATTTCCCCATTGCCACACGATCAGGGCAGCTACTTCGACCTGACGACTGACCTGGCCGATGAAGTGCGCAAGGACATGATCCGCGCCCTGCAGGCGTTTGGCATCAAGGTCGAGGCTGGGCACCACGAAGTCGCTGTCGGCCAGCACGAAATCGACTTTGAATATGCCGACGCGCTCACCACCGCGGACAATGCCATCACGTTCAAGTACACCCTCAAGGCCATCGCGCAGCAGCATGGCCTCCATGCCACCTTCATGCCCAAGCCAATCCAAGGGATCAACGGCTCGGGCATGCACACGCACCAGAGCCTGTCTTCACTAGAAACGGGTGAGAATGTCTTCGTCGACCAGAACGATCCCTACGGGCTCTCGGAAGTCGCCAAGCGCTTCATCGCTGGTCAGCTCTACCATGCACGCAGCATGTGCGCGGTGCTCGCCCCGCTCGTCAATTCCTACAAGCGGCTTGTCCCGGGGTATGAGGCGCCAGTGTACATTAGCTGGGCACGACAAAATCGCTCCGCTCTGATCCGGGTGCCAGCTGTCCGCGCCGGCCGCGTCCAAGCGACCCGCATCGAGCTGCGTTGTCCGGATCCCTCGGCCAACCCCTACCTGGCATACGCTGTCATGCTTGCTGCCGGGCTCGACGGCATCGAGCGCGAGCTGCCATTGCCTGAGCCAGTTGAGGAAAATGTCTATCACTTCACTGAAGAAGACTTGCGCCGCCGCAACGTCGGCGTCCTCCCAGCCACACTTGGCGAGGCGATGGAAGAGCTGGCCCGCGACGACGTCATTCGCGAGGCGCTCGGCGAGCACGCTTTTGAGCGACTCCTCGAAGCCCAGAAGCGTGACTGGGATGCCTATCGGCAGTATGTCACGCAGTGGGAGCTCGATCGCTACCTCGAGATCTACTAG
- the glnA gene encoding type I glutamate--ammonia ligase, with translation MYGHCKTPDDVLQLITEHNIQIVDLRFTDLPGMWQHASIPASQLTAKSFERGIGFDGSSIRGFQAIQESDMLLMPDPTTAFIDPFLSVPTLAIICNVYDPETRTPYSRDPRYVAQKAEHFLKSSGIADTSYWGPEAEFFIFDHLAYSVLPHSMGYAIDSREGYWNTGKNGSEPNLAYKIRPKEGYFPAPPSDTFQDIRSEAVLVLEQIGIPVEMHHHEVATAGQGEIDLERDTLTAMADKVMIYKYVIKNIARKHGCVATFMPKPLFGDNGNGMHTHQSLWRGGKNLFYGDGYAELSEDALHYIAGLLTHADALLGLTSPTTNSYKRLVPHYEAPVNIAFSKRNRSACIRIPMYTTGPENAASKRIEFRPPDPSCNPYLAFAAMLMAGIDGIRRELDPSPFGPLDINTYDLPPDFCGRVKSVPGSLEAVLDALERDHEWLLEGDVFTTDLITTWLSYKREKELQEVSIRPHPYEFYLYADI, from the coding sequence ATGTACGGCCATTGCAAGACACCGGATGACGTCCTTCAGCTCATCACCGAGCACAACATCCAAATCGTCGATCTCCGCTTCACTGACTTGCCCGGCATGTGGCAGCATGCCTCGATCCCTGCTTCGCAGCTGACGGCGAAGTCGTTCGAACGAGGCATCGGCTTTGACGGCAGCAGCATTCGGGGATTCCAAGCGATTCAAGAAAGCGACATGCTCCTCATGCCCGATCCCACAACGGCCTTTATCGATCCATTCCTCAGTGTGCCCACCTTGGCGATCATTTGTAATGTCTATGACCCGGAAACACGCACACCCTATTCACGCGACCCGCGCTATGTCGCGCAAAAAGCAGAGCATTTCTTGAAGTCCTCAGGGATCGCCGATACGAGCTACTGGGGCCCAGAGGCGGAGTTCTTTATTTTCGACCACCTTGCATACAGTGTCCTTCCGCACTCGATGGGCTACGCCATTGACTCGCGCGAAGGGTATTGGAACACCGGCAAGAACGGCAGTGAACCAAACCTGGCATACAAGATTCGCCCCAAAGAGGGATACTTCCCCGCGCCGCCCTCTGATACCTTCCAAGATATTCGCAGCGAAGCGGTCCTCGTGCTCGAGCAGATCGGCATCCCGGTTGAAATGCACCATCACGAGGTCGCAACAGCCGGCCAAGGTGAGATTGACCTCGAGCGTGACACGCTGACCGCCATGGCTGATAAGGTGATGATCTACAAGTACGTCATCAAGAACATTGCACGCAAGCACGGCTGCGTTGCCACGTTCATGCCAAAGCCGCTCTTCGGCGACAACGGCAACGGCATGCACACCCACCAGAGCCTCTGGCGCGGCGGCAAGAACCTGTTCTATGGAGATGGCTACGCTGAACTCAGCGAGGACGCGCTCCACTACATCGCTGGTCTGCTGACGCACGCTGATGCGCTGCTCGGCCTGACCAGCCCCACGACGAACTCGTACAAGCGCCTCGTGCCACACTACGAAGCACCGGTTAACATTGCCTTCTCCAAGCGCAATCGCAGCGCGTGCATCCGCATTCCGATGTACACCACCGGCCCGGAAAATGCGGCCAGCAAGCGCATCGAGTTCCGACCACCCGACCCAAGCTGCAACCCCTATCTTGCCTTTGCTGCCATGCTCATGGCCGGGATTGACGGGATTCGGCGTGAACTCGATCCTTCACCCTTCGGGCCACTCGACATCAACACCTATGACCTGCCGCCGGACTTCTGCGGCCGTGTTAAGAGTGTTCCAGGCTCGCTTGAAGCCGTGCTTGACGCCCTCGAGCGCGACCATGAGTGGCTCCTCGAAGGCGACGTCTTTACCACTGATCTGATCACGACCTGGCTCAGCTATAAGCGGGAAAAGGAGCTCCAGGAGGTCAGTATCCGTCCCCATCCGTACGAGTTCTATCTCTACGCTGATATCTAG
- a CDS encoding ABC transporter ATP-binding protein — translation MLPDAPRPWHGGWRRAEDSQPLRLNRTLLRRILHYAAPYRWALLGTLLTIALGAALDTLQPQLLRMVIDQALPHDTVPGNPRLLAFLSLGILALPLASGLVGVWQRQLTASIGEGLIADLRRDLYAHLLRLGFRFFTSVKTGETMARITTDVVGAQRAITGTAVSVVTNGVLLAATLAAMLALDWRLTTLGLLVLPIFILPSWHVGQRLRQLTRQQLEANARLHGQLTETLNINGILHVKLFGRRQAEQARFVKHVQELRDLGIRLAVTGRWLMVALGLGAAIGSALVYGVGGLLVIHGQLTTGALVAFAVYLARLYGPVTSLASARVDLATALVSFERVFQVLDTPVEIDEKPGAIALARPRGAITFDHVWFSYFELPTHAALGFHADDAPRPAPAPTQGRYWALEDISFQVEPGEFVALVGPSGAGKSTITYLIARLYDPTRGRILLDGIDLRDLTLESLARAIGMVPQEPYLFHDTIAANLRFARPDATDAELEAAARAAFIHERILELPQGYDTIVGERGYRLSGGEKQRLAIARLILADPPVLVLDEATSSLDSESEQAVQQALATLMRGRTTIVIAHRLSTILAADRILVLDGGRLVEVGHHNELLARNGRYARLYHTQFRHPANGQAEHRRTGNDAVVSTDAGLLTAPES, via the coding sequence ATGCTCCCGGATGCCCCGCGGCCCTGGCACGGCGGTTGGCGTCGTGCCGAGGACTCCCAGCCGTTGCGGCTCAACCGAACACTGCTCCGGCGCATTCTCCACTACGCCGCGCCCTATCGCTGGGCCTTACTCGGCACGCTGCTCACCATCGCCCTTGGCGCTGCGCTCGACACACTTCAGCCGCAGTTACTCCGCATGGTGATCGACCAGGCGCTGCCGCATGATACTGTGCCGGGCAATCCGCGTCTGCTTGCCTTCTTGAGCCTCGGCATCCTGGCCCTGCCGCTGGCCAGCGGGCTTGTCGGTGTCTGGCAGCGGCAACTCACCGCGTCGATTGGGGAAGGATTGATCGCTGACCTTCGCCGTGACCTCTATGCCCACCTGCTTCGACTCGGCTTCCGATTCTTCACCAGCGTGAAAACCGGCGAAACGATGGCGCGGATCACCACCGACGTTGTCGGCGCCCAACGCGCGATTACTGGCACGGCCGTCAGTGTCGTCACCAACGGCGTGCTGCTTGCCGCGACCCTTGCTGCCATGCTCGCGCTCGATTGGCGTCTAACTACGCTTGGGCTGCTTGTCCTGCCGATATTCATTTTGCCTTCCTGGCATGTTGGGCAACGTCTCCGCCAGCTTACCCGTCAGCAGCTTGAGGCCAATGCGCGGCTGCACGGCCAACTGACGGAGACGCTGAACATCAACGGCATCCTCCATGTCAAGCTGTTCGGCCGCCGCCAGGCTGAACAAGCCCGCTTTGTCAAGCATGTCCAAGAACTCCGCGACCTCGGAATCCGCCTCGCGGTCACTGGCCGCTGGCTGATGGTTGCCCTTGGCCTCGGTGCCGCAATCGGCAGCGCGCTCGTCTATGGTGTTGGTGGCCTGCTCGTGATTCATGGCCAGCTTACCACTGGCGCGCTTGTCGCGTTCGCGGTCTATCTGGCCCGGCTCTACGGTCCGGTCACGTCGCTGGCTAGCGCACGGGTCGACCTCGCTACGGCACTGGTGAGCTTCGAGCGTGTCTTTCAGGTGCTCGACACACCCGTTGAGATCGACGAAAAACCTGGAGCCATTGCCCTGGCTCGTCCTCGCGGAGCGATCACCTTCGACCACGTCTGGTTCTCCTACTTCGAGCTTCCCACTCACGCTGCACTCGGCTTTCACGCTGACGACGCTCCTCGTCCAGCTCCCGCCCCGACTCAGGGCCGCTACTGGGCGCTGGAAGACATTTCGTTTCAGGTTGAACCAGGCGAATTCGTCGCACTCGTTGGGCCAAGCGGCGCTGGCAAATCGACGATTACCTACTTGATCGCCCGGCTCTATGATCCAACTCGTGGCCGGATCCTGCTTGACGGCATTGATCTGCGCGATCTGACACTTGAAAGCCTTGCGCGGGCGATTGGCATGGTACCGCAAGAGCCCTATCTCTTCCATGACACGATTGCCGCTAACTTGCGCTTCGCCCGGCCAGACGCCACAGATGCCGAACTTGAAGCAGCCGCCCGCGCAGCCTTCATTCACGAGCGCATCCTTGAGCTACCACAGGGCTACGACACCATCGTGGGCGAACGAGGGTATCGGCTGTCTGGGGGAGAAAAGCAGCGCCTTGCCATTGCCCGGTTGATCCTTGCTGATCCCCCGGTGCTGGTTCTTGACGAGGCCACGTCGTCGCTTGACAGTGAATCCGAGCAGGCTGTTCAACAGGCGCTGGCGACCCTTATGCGTGGCCGCACAACCATCGTCATTGCCCACCGCCTCTCGACGATTCTGGCCGCCGATCGGATCCTGGTGCTCGACGGCGGGCGGCTGGTCGAGGTCGGCCACCACAACGAACTCCTGGCTCGCAACGGCCGCTACGCTCGGCTCTACCACACCCAATTCCGCCATCCGGCGAACGGGCAGGCAGAACATCGCCGCACCGGCAATGATGCGGTCGTGTCTACCGATGCTGGCCTGCTGACGGCTCCAGAGTCTTGA